The following proteins come from a genomic window of Acomys russatus chromosome 17, mAcoRus1.1, whole genome shotgun sequence:
- the Ttll8 gene encoding LOW QUALITY PROTEIN: protein monoglycylase TTLL8 (The sequence of the model RefSeq protein was modified relative to this genomic sequence to represent the inferred CDS: inserted 1 base in 1 codon) has protein sequence MENGERKKLSSAPSDGDHKEENNLKQGIPQDLSCSPKLDKYKIARQLTEKAIKEKKIFSIYGHYPVIRAALRRKGWVEKKFQFLPKVLQNVEGEDNKGAETKENQEIALERLDDIHDVMSRLVKNEMPYLLWTIKRDVVDYHSLTCDQMLNHYGKTASFTTKIGLCLNMRSLPWYVQANPNTFFPRCYGLCTESEKQEFLDDFRRTVASSILKWVVNQQNYYSKVKSKNKKEEAKNGDPSPKKDPENNDLKFQGLSGHLVDIACKVCQAYLGQLEHEDIDVLETSTEALSEEEWNDLTQQYYLLVHGNAFIIDWRSYFLQCQTLLSKISSVNPQTEIDGIRNIWIIKPAAKSRGRDIVCMDRVENILELVATDNQTMKDNKWVVQKYIETPMLIYDTKFDIRQWFLVTDWNPLTIWFYKESYLRFSTQRFSLDKLDSAIHLCNNSIQKRLKNDKERSPLLPGHNMWTSTRFQEYLQKRGRGGTWGSIIYPSMKRAVTNAMRVAQDHVEARKNSFELYGADFILGRDFKPWLIEINSSPTMHPSTPVTAQLCAQVQEDTIKVVVDRKLDRNCDIGNFELLWRQPAVELPPFNGSDLCVEGISVKKAKKQMPPITNLSLSESLSDTPLKVRSPRALPDAAIGPSRTTQRHDWKREEAKVLSTTSSAPVMAAEGRGQAKPTHAFRLSNYQHVDTKVPKSTFTRAQSTKHLDLNLTSVRCPALVLQKMKPXARLLSPPPGALGNHREPVPFCPIGFKEFRLHLNPQRRPSNCILQNRAQGWIRGVP, from the exons atttaaaacaaggaatccccCAAGATTTGTCTTGTTCCCCCAAATTAGACAAATACAAAATAGCAAGACAGTTAACAGAAAAGGCCATCAAG GAAAAGAagattttctccatctatggacACTACCCTGTCATCCGGGCCGCACTGCGAAGAAAGGGCTGGGTTGAGAAGAAGTTCCAATTCTTGCCCAAAGTCCTTCAGAATGTTGAAGGCGAAG ATAATAAAGGCGCTGAGAccaaagaaaatcaagaaatcGCCCTGGAGAGATTAGACGATATCCACGATGTGATG TCCAGGTTGGTAAAGAACGAGATGCCATACCTCCTCTGGACTATCAAAAGGGACGTTGTGGACTACCATAGCCTGACCTGTGACCAGATGCTGAACCACTATGGGAAGACGGCATCATTCACTACCAAG attGGACTGTGTCTGAACATGAGGAGTCTGCCTTGGTACGTCCAGGCCAACCCCAACACCTTCTTTCCACGTTGCTATGGCCTCTGCACTGAGAGCGAGAAGCAGGAATTCTTGG ATGATTTTCGGCGCACGGTGGCTTCCAGCATCCTCAAGTGGGTAGTCAACCAACAGAATTACTACAGCAAAGTCAAGAGCAAGAATAAGAAAGAGGAGGCCAAGAATGGTGACCCCAGCCCCAAGAAAG ATCCTGAAAACAATGACCTCAAGTTCCAAGGCCTCTCGGGACATCTTGTAGACATAGCATGCAAGGTGTGCCAGGCCTACCTGGGACAACTAGAGCACGAGGACATCGATGTGTTAGAGACCAGCACTGAGGCCTTGTCTGAGGAAGAGTGGAATGATCTGACACAGCAGTACTACCTCCTGGTTCA TGGCAATGCTTTCATCATTGATTGGAGAAGCTACTTTTTGCAGTGCCAGACTCTGCTGAGTAAGATCAGCTCTGTGAACCCTCAGACAGAGATCGACGGGATACGGAACATCTGGATCATAAAGCCCGCGGCCAAGTCCCGAGGGCGAG ATATTGTGTGCATGGACCGGGTGGAGAACATCCTGGAGCTGGTGGCCACAGACAACCAGACCATGAAGGACAACAAATGGGTGGTTCAGAAGTACATCGAGACTCCGATGCTCATCTATGACACCAAGTTTGACATCAGACAGTGGTTCCTCGTCACGGACTGGAATCCCCTAACCATCTGGTTCTACAAGGAGAGCTACCTCCGGTTCTCCACACAGCGCTTTTCCCTGGACAAGCTGGACAG CGCCATCCACCTGTGTAACAACTCCATCCAGAAGCGTCTCAAGAATGACAAAGAACGCAGTCCGCTGCTGCCCGGCCATAACATGTGGACCAGCACCCGCTTCCAGGAGTACCTACAGAAGAGGGGCCGAGGGGGAACATGGGGGAGCATCATCTACCCATCTATGAAAAGAGCCGTCACCAATGCCATGAGGGTGGCCCAGGACCACGTAGAAGCCCGTAAGAACAGCTTCGAGCTCTATGGGGCCGACTTCATCCTGGGTCGAGACTTCAAGCCCTGGCTCATCGAGATCAACTCCAGCCCCACCATGCACCCTTCCACTCCTGTCACAGCCCAGCTCTGTGCCCAGGTGCAGGAGGATACCATCAAGGTTGTGGTGGACCGAAAACTGGACCGCAACTGTGACATCGGCAACTTTGAGCTCCTGTGGAGACAG CCTGCCGTGGAGCTGCCACCGTTTAATGGGTCTGACCTCTGTGTGGAAGGCATCAGTGTGAAGAAAGCCAAGAAGCAAATGCCACCCATCACCAATCTCAGCCTATCAGAATCACTCTCAGACACTCCCCTCAAAGTGCGCAGTCCCCGGGCCCTACCCGATGCAGCGATCGGGCCCTCCAGAACGACCCAGCGGCACGACTGGAAACGGGAAGAAGCAAAGGTACTTTCAACCACCTCATCTGCGCCAGTAATGGCTGCCGAGGGCAGAGGTCAAGCAAAGCCCACCCATGCATTCCGGCTCAGTAACTACCAACATGTAGACACTAAGGTCCCCAAAAGCACTTTCACCAGAGCCCAATCTACTAAACACTTGGACCTAAACTTAACAAGTGTACGGTGCCCTGCTCTGGTGCTGCAGAAAATGAAAC TAGCCAGGCTCCTTTCTCCACCGCCCGGAGCGTTAGGTAACCATAGAGAACCTGTGCCTTTCTGTCCAATCGGATTTAAGGAGTTTCGGCTCCATCTCAACCCTCAAAGACGACCTTCAAACTGCATTCTCCAGAACAGGGCACAGGGCTGGATCAGGGGTGTCCCCTGA